The DNA window CCCCGATAATTTCGGGAAACCCTTTAACCGGTTGCAAAACGAAAAAGGAGGAATTATGTTTTTACGGAAATGGAAAACCGGACAGATAGCCGTTGGCTTTCTGGTGGCGGCCTTCTTGGTGTTGAGCGGAGTGAACGTGAAGGGGTTGATGGAGGGGCAGGAGGCCATCAAAAAGGCCAATGCTTGGTCAATTAGACTCCAGCTGGCGCTATTGACCTACAACAATCGGACGGGGGATTGTGACGGCTTTTTTACCAATTGCTTTTCTCTGTCAATTAGATTTGGCAGTACGGAGCACAACCTTACAATGAGTCCGGGAGGTTTACAAGTTGAGTAAGCTATCCCTGATTCGGAAAGGCCGGCCCTCGGTATTATGCCGAGGTCCGGCTCTATTGCTTCTCCTTTGCTTTACAGGAAATACGGGGACACTCAGTGCCCAGGATAGATTTGACAAGTTTTTCGTTTCAAGCGGAAAGCTTAAGTTGCAAGATGCCAAATTGGCATTTGGTTCTCTGCTGGGAGCAAAAGTAGGGACTTCGGGAAAAATTTACGCCATAGACTGGGAAGTCGGAGGAGATGGCTTCCGGGGTTTAAAGGTGTTTTCCCCCAATGGACAAAACACACGACGTCTTGATACACCCCACCCAGACGGAGGGCGAGTAATACGCAAACAGAAATTTTATGACGCTATGGAAAGCAAGGACGGTTTGCTGGTAACGACCTCCATGGCCTATCTTTTCATCTACGACACATTAGGCTCTTTAAAGAAAGTCGTAGAGCAAGGCAATGTGCGTGCGCAGAACCTGAAAGAACTGTGGGGCCACAACATCGAGCGCTTGGATGTGGCCCCGGGCGGCGAAATTGTTGGCATCGGTGTGGGTTATCCCAATCACAACCTCCTGCACCTTTACACGGGGGACGGAAAATTCATCCGCGATTTCTTCCCTTTGGATTCTATTTACACCGAATCAAGCGTCAAATTTCCCTCCGTTGACGTAGACACGGCGGGCGACGTATGGTGTGTGTATCCTCCTTTCCACAAAGTTTTTCGTTACGGGATAAACGGCAGTCGAAAGAAGGAGATTGTTGGCAAGACCCAGCTCTTCAAGCCGCCTGACAAACTGAAAGGCCCTATCTCCCGCAAAAGTTGGTTGAAGTGGCTTAAAACCTGGACGCCGGTAGTGGAATGCGCGGCCACCCAGAGCGGATACGTGCTTTTGGTGATGTTGGCGGGTGAAAAGGGAAAACCCTTCGTCAAAAACTACAATCCAGAGCGGATGTATGATGGCGGGTTTTTTATCGATATTTACGACCGGGAGGGGAATCTGATGGCCGGTGGTTTGCACACGCCGCACCGGTTTTTATGCGTGGATGACAAGGATAACCTCTGGTTTGCCCTAGCGCCCGAAACGCCGGAGAACCCGGCCAAAGACGGGCCGGTGGTGTTGGGAAAGTATAAACTTAACTTAAAGCCAATGTCCGTCGGAAAAAAGGTTTCCAAAACCGGGCGGTAGGCGTGAAGCGTTTTTTGCTTTGGGCGAACATCGCAGCCCTTTTGGTCTTTGCTGTCTTCAACTTTTTTCTATTGCGTCAGAACCGCGCCCTTCATAACCAAGTGGAAAATATGCGCACCCAACTTAAGCATTCCGCCGATTCCGACCTGTATCGGTTGGCCTCCGGCTACTCCCCATTCTGCCAATTATCCGTAAAGAAAAAGGGGGAAGAGGTCAGAAAGCCGGACCTCACTCTGTTGGTTTTTCTCACCCAGCAGGATTGTGGGGGCTGCTTACAAGAGGCGGAACTTTGGGAAAAGCTATACAAAACCTATTCTTCGCGTGGGTTTTTAGCCGTTGCGTTGGTTCGACAGGAAGATTCGGTTTGGGCCGATCAGGTGGCTAGGGACTTTGCGCTAAGTTTCCCGGTCGTTCCCCTCGATTCAAGCATCGTCCAATTTCTGGGATGGCCCCCGACCACGCCCTTCAAGATGGTGGTCGACAGTTTGCAGCGATTGATCTACCTCTCCGGCCCGAACAGTGAGCCGGAGGGGCAGAAAAACTTCGCCGAAGTGGCCGAAAAGCTCTGCCGGGCTTATCTAACGAATTAACCGGCGGTTGTAAATTTAACGCAGTTTTTCGAGGGCCGACAAAAAATTCTCCTTCCCTTGCGGGTCTTCGGGAAAGGAGTGGATGTGCATCACCAGCTTGCTCTTGCCTTTTTCCTTGAGGCAGAAATCGAGAAGCTGCCCGGCCAGCCGTTCGGAGGCCCGTTCGGCCCCCCGGCGGGGGGTCTCCACCAGCAAAACCGCCACCCGGTGGGTGTTCGAAACGCCGACCAAATCGGTCTCCCGCACGGACGACCGAGCCACTTCCACCACCCGTTTTTTCAGCTCCTCGTCCCAGTTGTAGCCGACCGGAACCACTTCAAAAAGAACCAGCGAAACGAAGGATAGATACCGCTCCGCCCTCTTCAGCTCCTGCTCCGCTCGCGATACAAAAGAAGAATTGCAGTCCAAAGCACCCCCCGGCGGCTCTTCCGTCTCGGACGAATCCTTATCGATTTGGTGCCTCACAAGTCCTTTCGCCAACATCCTTGTCTTGTACCCAAACTCGGGGCGGCCTCCAGCCGCAATTTTACTTGATGGGCCCCTCAAAAACCGCTTTGAGCAAAACCCGTGCCCCTGCCCGCTGTTGTTCTTTCACTTCTTATCCACACCACTTGAATTCATCTGATGGCCGGAAAGGGATGGGCGGCAACACCCGCTGATACATAGAAGTGCAGCGAACCCAGTTTATAACTCCTCACCGGCTGTGGATATTTATTACCTGCGGCTTAAGAGAAAATTCCAAAGCCCTGCAATCCGCTTCACAAAAACGGAACGGGAATACACAAAAAACTACTGCTTGCCGGGTTACAACTGCGGTTCGTTGATGCGGTATTCTTTGATTTTATAAAGCAGCGAGCGGTAGGAGATTTCCAGAATATCGGCCGCTTTGCGCCGGTTCCAGTTGGTTTTCTGCAGTACTTCGGCGATTACCCGCTTTTCCTCCCGCGACACGATGTCATCCACCCTTTTTTTCAAGGAATAGCCAGCCGCCGCTCCGGGCAAAGAAGCGGCACCGGAAGCGAGGGAAAAGGCCGGAAAGCCAGCCACCCCGCTCGTGGCGGAAAGCAACGAGGGAACGATGGAATCATCCTCCCGCACCACCACCTGCTTGATGACGTTTTCCAGCTGGCGCACATTTCCGGGCCAGTGAAACCCCTGCATCCTGGCCATATTCTCGGCGGTGATGGTGTGAAAATTTTTCTTGTACAGTTCGTTGTAGCGGGCCAGAAAATGAGCCACCAAAAGCGGAACATCCTCCGGCCGTTCCCGCAACGGCGGAAGCAGGATGGCCACTTCGTTCAACCGGTAAAACAAATCATCCCGCATCTGGTGACTGGCGATGGCCGCCTCCATATCCTTGTTGGTGGCGCAGACGATGCGCACATCCACCCGGATGTTCTGGATGCCGCCTACGCGGACAAACTCGTGCTGCTCGATGACCTGCAAAAGCTTGGACTGCAGCTCCATCGGCATGTCCCCGATTTCATCCAGAAACATGGTTCCCTTGTTGGCCACCTCGAACCGCCCCGGCTTGGTTTTGTGCGCCCCCGTAAAGGCCCCCTTTTCGTAGCCGAACAGCTCCGCTTCCAACAGATCGCGCGGAATGGCGGCGCAGTTCACCTTGACGAACGGTTCCGCGCGGCGGCCGGAAAGATTGTGAATCATCCGCGCCACGATCTCCTTCCCCGTGCCGGATTCCCCGCGGATGACCACGGAAAGCTCCGAGTCCGCCACCTGCTCGATGATGTTTTTGACCTCCAGCATCCGGGCCGAATCCCCGATGAAGGTATCGTACTGGCTTTTGGCCTTCAGTTCCGATTTGAGATGGGAAAGCTCCCGCTTGAGCCGGCTTTTTTCCAGAACATTCTGGATGTGGATTTCCACCTCCCGCACGTCGAACGGCTTGGTGATGAACTCGGACGCCCCGTGGCGGATCGATTCGACGATGTTTTTGGTGTCCCCGTGGCCAGAAAGCATAATCACATCCAGCCCCAAATCGGCGGCCTTCAATTTTTGCAAAACCTCCAGCCCGGAAAGCCCCGGCATTTTGATATCCAGCAACACTAAATTCGGTTTGATTTTGGAAACCTGCTGAATCCCCTCCACGCCGTCCCGCGCGCCGACGATCTCAAACTCCTCCAGCCCTTCGGAGAGTATCCAAGGCACTTTCGGGTCGTCGTCGATGACCACAATTTTGGGCCGGTCTTTAGACATGTTCACCCAATCCGTCGGGCGCCATATCAAGACCCGCTATTCCTTGATCCATTTTTATAAACCTCCAGCCATGCTCGATCCCCTGATTCACCCCTAATATATCGGCTTTTGCTTGCAAATGGTTAGCATTTTTTTGCAGAAACACCGGTCGCTCCAACGCCTGCTTCCAGCGGAGCGGTCTGCTTTTCTTTCGTTCCGGTCGACGGTGCGCAAAAACTTCACATTTCGGGTTGACAATTCCCGCTTCCCCGTCTTACTTTGAAGTTATTGGAAACGGGATTCGCCAACATCTGGACGCTGACCGAAAAGGATTGAATCAATGAGCACGGCCTATATCGATTCCGCCTTCGACTCCCGGCTGGTGGCCCAAATCGCCGCCGGCGATGCCCGCGCGGTGGGAAAACTTTTCGACCGCTACGCCGGTCTGGCGTACAACCTCGGCCATCAAATCCTCCAGAGCGCCGAGCGGGCGGAGCAGGTGGTTTTCGAGCTTTTTCTCCGGCTCTGGCACGAGTCCGACCAGTTCAATTCCCCGGACGGAATAAAAAACCGCCTTCTGCAAAACGCCTATGTTTTGGCCAAATCGCAGCTCCCCCCTTCCGCCCCGGTGGACGAGCGCTGGGAGCATTTGACTGACACGGAGCTGGATGAGGCGCTGATGAACCCTCCCGCCCCGGCCGAGGCCCTGGAAGCGCTGAAAACCAAATTGATGGCCACCATCGAACCGGATGCCCGCGGGGGAGGAGCTCCACACAAAAATTTTTCGCCAAATGAACGTTCCAATCCGGCCTCTTCGGCAGCTTCCGGCGGCAAATCCGGGGAGGTTTTTGCCGGACGAAGCGAGCGGGGGCGGTCCCTCTGGCCCCTTTTGGCCTTTGGTTTCGGCATTGCCGCCAGTATTCTGGCGGTTTATTCCAGTTTTAACGCCCGCAAACTATCCTTCGAGCTTCGGGATTTGACCATCGAATCAGTCGCCCAAAGGCAGGAGCTGAAAATCGCCCAGGCCAAGCTCGGCTTCGCTTTGGCGCCGCATACGGAGGTGTTGATTCTGACCGGTCAGCCCGCCGCTCCAAAAGCGAGAGCCAAGCTGGTCTGGGACCCGGTCGAGGGGCAGGGGATTTTGATTGCCTCCGGGCTGGCCCCCGCCCCGGCGGACAAAAGCTACCAGTTTTGGGCGGTTGCCGGCGGCAAGCCGGTCGCCATCAAAACGTTCAACGTCGATTCCACCGGCGCGGCCGAGGTGAAAATCGCCCATCTCCCCCCCTCCGAACATATCTTCGCCTTTAACGTGACTTTGGAGCTGGCTGGCGGGGTCGTCGAGCCGACCGGTGAAAAACTGCTCTCCGGCGCCCGGCTGTAAAAGTTACACCTTCAAACCTTACCCCAATAAATCTATATCAAAGGGACCCGCTTCTGGCCGTCCATTCGTAAAAGGTGAAAAATCGACTGGGGGCAAAGAAAAAAGTCGGCCGGAGCCGAGTTAAATCGATTTCAGCACGGCCTCGTCCATATTGACGAAAAGCCGGTATTTTTGCCCTGCGGCCAGCACCCGGGGGTCGGTTTCCACCGTCCGGACAACGGCAATCGGCAAGAACTTGTTGATATGGATGACCCACTCGGCAAAATCGGCCGCCTGGTCGGAGTTGGTGAAAACAAAAGTGGCCCCCGCCTCGTCGATGAATTCAATGCGGGTCACCCGGGCCGTGTGCATCGGCCCCAAAAAGGAGAAAAACGGCTTCCAGACCACCACCTGGGTCACCACCTTGATGTTCGGTTTGAGATAAGGGACTTTAACCGGCACCCCCTTCTCTCCTTCCTGAAACTCGATGAAAAAGCTCTCGTCCTTGGCCTGCTTCACCTCGATTTGGGCCTGGGGGGAATTGAACTCCAAAACCCGGAAGTTGGTGCGCTGGGAGGAAAGCCAGAAAATCGCCTGGGCGACGAAAACGAATGCCAGTCCCGCTCCCAAAGGCAGAAAAATCTGCGTCCCCTGCCGAAAACGGATCGGCTCCCCCTTGCGCGCGGAGCGGATGCCGGTGATTTTTCGCACCAACGCATAAATAATCCCGGCCAAGCCAAACAGGAAAAGAACTACGGCAACCAAATTGAGCGTGGACATCTTATCCATTTCATCCCCCCAAGTTTACTCTTCCAAACCCCTTGAAAACCATACAATTCCAGCCTGCACAAAAGTCAAAAAACGACTGCCATATCCCACTTTTAAAGCCTAAACCTGTGGAAAAGGTTTATTTTTTGGTTTAAATATGGCGAACCAAGTTCTTGAACAGCAATGAATTTTCGATTTTTCCACATATTTTTAAGAGTTGCTAACACCGCTTTTTTTAGTGCCGGAGGCGGGCTTTCGGCCCTCCATGGGAGAGGCCTCCGTGGCTTTGTCCAAAAAAGCGGTAAACGGGCTAACCGGCTGTCCTTCTTTGAATACCACGAACTCTATTTTGCCGGAACCGAAGCGGGGCGGGGTCGATAACCCTAGGGCATCCCCCAATTTCAAAACATCCCCCCGTTTCACCAGCGGGGAAAGGTTGCCGGAATAGGTGGAAAAATATCCGTTTTTATGCTGCACGGTAATCATCCAGTTGACCAAGCTGTTGTGAATCACCTCCGCCACCACCCCGCTGCCGGAGGCGCGCACGCTGTCTTTTTTGTCGAAATTAATGAGCATCCGCCCCCCCTTGGCCTCCACCCGCCCGTCCAAGGGAAAAATCCGGGCCCCGTTTTCATCCCCCGCCAGAATGGTGAACCCGGGCCGCTCCCGGCGCAGCGAATCCTTTTTTCCCCTTTTTTGGGCCATCTCGATCCCGACCAGCCGCGCCATGCGGGAAGCCATCTCGTGGGAAAGAGCCAGTTCTTTTTCGATGAACGAGAGCCGCTCCACCACGGCCGAGCTCTCCGAGCCGTTCACTTTGTACGCCGCCGGAACGGGGAAAAAAAGATAGGCCAGAAGCAGAACGGTAAAAAATCCGACCGGCAGGGCCGCCAAAAGATACAAAATCCCGGCCGGAATACGCAAAACCAATCCCCCCTTCCGATCCGAGGAGGAAAACGATATGGTGATCCCCCGCTTGTTCATCTTCTCTATCTTTTTCGACATCTCCAATTCCTTTCTTAACCCAAACGAAGTAAACCGTTTCATTCATCAAAAATCAATTCCTTTCTTTTTGAAAAACTTTTTGGTGGCCCCGTTCCAAAATGCGGCGGCCGGCCAAAAGAAAGAGAGGTGCCCCCCCCCAAGCCGATCCGGTCAAAAAATAATTTTCAAAATTCTCCTCTTAAAATTATCAACCAAAACGGACAACTTGTTGACAAATAGCCAAGTGCCCGTTGTTACCAATATCTTCGGGAATTTCAATGCTTTGGGCGCTGAAACTCAACCGGTTACAACTTTTCCACCGAAATGTGAATTTTTCTCTTGACTTGGTCTTCCGGGCGTCTTATTTTCGCATAACCTTATGAGGCGCAAGCTATTATGATTTGTGTTTGTATGTTGAAAACTTCTCTTTGCCTGCTAACTTGTTGCGGCATAACCAAGCCCGCCTCCGGCTTTTCGACAGTCAAATGTGGATAAGTGGTGCGAAAGCTTGCTAAGCGATGCTAAACGCTTAACTGTCATTGGGTTCTTATTTTATTTTGATGTAGAAAACTTTTAACCTTTATATATTGTTCACTTCCTTAATCGGAGCAGGAGGAGAAATGCTATCGGAACCGGAAAAACTTTGGTCGGAGGTATTGGAGTATCTGGAAAAAAGGGTCAAGCGCCAATCCTACTACACCTGGCTGCGCCCCACCAAGCTTTTTGGTCAGAACGGAACGGTCTTTATCACCGTTCCCAACCGCTTCGTGGCGGAATGGCTGGAGGAGCATTATCGAGCTTTGATTGCGGAGGCGTTTCAG is part of the Verrucomicrobiia bacterium genome and encodes:
- a CDS encoding sigma-54 dependent transcriptional regulator, with product MSKDRPKIVVIDDDPKVPWILSEGLEEFEIVGARDGVEGIQQVSKIKPNLVLLDIKMPGLSGLEVLQKLKAADLGLDVIMLSGHGDTKNIVESIRHGASEFITKPFDVREVEIHIQNVLEKSRLKRELSHLKSELKAKSQYDTFIGDSARMLEVKNIIEQVADSELSVVIRGESGTGKEIVARMIHNLSGRRAEPFVKVNCAAIPRDLLEAELFGYEKGAFTGAHKTKPGRFEVANKGTMFLDEIGDMPMELQSKLLQVIEQHEFVRVGGIQNIRVDVRIVCATNKDMEAAIASHQMRDDLFYRLNEVAILLPPLRERPEDVPLLVAHFLARYNELYKKNFHTITAENMARMQGFHWPGNVRQLENVIKQVVVREDDSIVPSLLSATSGVAGFPAFSLASGAASLPGAAAGYSLKKRVDDIVSREEKRVIAEVLQKTNWNRRKAADILEISYRSLLYKIKEYRINEPQL
- a CDS encoding anti-sigma factor, giving the protein MSTAYIDSAFDSRLVAQIAAGDARAVGKLFDRYAGLAYNLGHQILQSAERAEQVVFELFLRLWHESDQFNSPDGIKNRLLQNAYVLAKSQLPPSAPVDERWEHLTDTELDEALMNPPAPAEALEALKTKLMATIEPDARGGGAPHKNFSPNERSNPASSAASGGKSGEVFAGRSERGRSLWPLLAFGFGIAASILAVYSSFNARKLSFELRDLTIESVAQRQELKIAQAKLGFALAPHTEVLILTGQPAAPKARAKLVWDPVEGQGILIASGLAPAPADKSYQFWAVAGGKPVAIKTFNVDSTGAAEVKIAHLPPSEHIFAFNVTLELAGGVVEPTGEKLLSGARL
- a CDS encoding M23 family metallopeptidase, which produces MSKKIEKMNKRGITISFSSSDRKGGLVLRIPAGILYLLAALPVGFFTVLLLAYLFFPVPAAYKVNGSESSAVVERLSFIEKELALSHEMASRMARLVGIEMAQKRGKKDSLRRERPGFTILAGDENGARIFPLDGRVEAKGGRMLINFDKKDSVRASGSGVVAEVIHNSLVNWMITVQHKNGYFSTYSGNLSPLVKRGDVLKLGDALGLSTPPRFGSGKIEFVVFKEGQPVSPFTAFLDKATEASPMEGRKPASGTKKSGVSNS